The sequence below is a genomic window from Thermus hydrothermalis.
GGACGAGCTCCACCAGGTCCGCCACCCGGTTGGCGTAGCCCCACTCGTTGTCGTACCAGGCGAAGACCTTCACCAGGTTGCCGATGGCCTTGGTGAGCTTGCCGTCCACGATGGAGGAGTGCGGGTCCATGACGATGTCCTGGAGGACGATCTCGTCCTCGGTGTAGGCGAGGATGCCCTTTAGGGGCCCCTCCGCCGCGGCCTTGAGGGCGGCGTTCACCTCCTCCGCCGTCACCTCCCGCTTGAGGAGGGCGGTGATGTCGGAGATGCTCCCCGTGGCCGTGGGCACCCTTAGGGCGGTGCCGTCAAAGCGCCCCTTGAGGGAGGGCAGGACCAAGGCGGTGGCCTTGGCCGCCCCCGTGGTGGTGGGGATGATGTTGATGGCGGCGGCCCGGGCCCGGCGCAGGTCCTTGTGGGGCAGGTCCAGAAGCCTCTGGTCGTTGGTGTAGGAGTGGACCGTGGTCATGAGGGCCTTCTCCACCCCGAAGGCCTCCTCCAGGACCTTCATCACGGGGGCCAAGGAGTTGGTGGTGCAGGAGGCGTTGGAGAGGATGTGGTGCTTGGCGGGGTCGTAGGCCTCGTGGTTCACCCCCATGACGATGGTGATGTCCTCCCCCTTGGCGGGGGCGGTGATGATGACCTTCTTGGCGCCGGCCTCGAGGTGGGCCTTTGCCTTTTCGGCGTCGGTGAAGACGCCGGTGGACTCCACCACCAGGTCCACGCCCACCGCCTTCCAGGGGATCTCCTTGGGGTCTTTGATGGCGGTGGCCCGGATGGCCTTGCCGTCCACGTAAAGGTTTTCCTCGTCGTAGCCCACCTCGCCGGGGAAGCGGTGATAGACGGAATCGTACTTCAAAAGGTGCGCCAGGGTGCGGTTGTCCGTGAGGTCGTTGATTAGGGCCACCTCCACGCCCCGGGTGTGCAGGATGCGGAAGACCTGGCGCCCGATGCGGCCGAACCCGTTAATCCCTACCTTCATGGTTCACCTCCTATATGGAAACCCTTCCACCCTCACCGCCCCACCGCGAAAGGCATGGGAGGCCAAGGGGAAGAAGGCACGGCTCCAGTATACCCCTAGATCCTTAAGCCTCCCGGCCCACACCTTTAAGGCCTTGACATGTAAACCGCCAAGCAATAACTTGGTTGACGACTATGAAGACGGAAGCCCTGAGTTACACCCCCTTGGCCAAGACCCTTTGGCCCAAGCGCACCTTGGCCCGCGACCTAAGCCTGGTCCTGGCGGGAAGCCTCTTCGTGGCCCTCACCGCCCAGGTGGCCATCCCCCTCCCCTTCACCCCGGTGCCCATCACCCTCCAGACCCTGGGCCTCCTCCTGGTGGGGGCGGCCCTGGGGAGCCGGCTCGGTTTCCTAGCCCTCCTGGCCTACCTCCTGGAGGGGGCCATGGGGCTTCCCGTCTTCGCCGGGGGCACGGGCGGGGTGGCCAAAATCCTCGGGCCCACGGGGGGGTTCCTCCTCGCCTTCCCCCTGGCGGCGGGGCTCGCGGGGCTCTTGGTGGAGCGGTTCGGCCTGGACCGCACTTTCCTCGGCACCCTTCTCGCCATGCTCGCCGGCAACGCCCTCCTCTACCTGGTGGGCCTCCCCTGGCTTGGGGCCTGGCTCATGGGGGTGGGCAAGTTCACGGGGATAGGGGGGCTCTTGGCCATGGGGCTTTTCCCCTTCATCCCCGGCGACCTGGTGAAGGCGGTGCTCGCCGCCCTCCTTCTGCCCACGGCCTGGCGCTTCCTGGGCCGGCGGTAGATGCGCCTCGCCCTGGCCCACCTCGCC
It includes:
- the gap gene encoding type I glyceraldehyde-3-phosphate dehydrogenase, producing MKVGINGFGRIGRQVFRILHTRGVEVALINDLTDNRTLAHLLKYDSVYHRFPGEVGYDEENLYVDGKAIRATAIKDPKEIPWKAVGVDLVVESTGVFTDAEKAKAHLEAGAKKVIITAPAKGEDITIVMGVNHEAYDPAKHHILSNASCTTNSLAPVMKVLEEAFGVEKALMTTVHSYTNDQRLLDLPHKDLRRARAAAINIIPTTTGAAKATALVLPSLKGRFDGTALRVPTATGSISDITALLKREVTAEEVNAALKAAAEGPLKGILAYTEDEIVLQDIVMDPHSSIVDGKLTKAIGNLVKVFAWYDNEWGYANRVADLVELVLKKGV
- a CDS encoding biotin transporter BioY; this encodes MKTEALSYTPLAKTLWPKRTLARDLSLVLAGSLFVALTAQVAIPLPFTPVPITLQTLGLLLVGAALGSRLGFLALLAYLLEGAMGLPVFAGGTGGVAKILGPTGGFLLAFPLAAGLAGLLVERFGLDRTFLGTLLAMLAGNALLYLVGLPWLGAWLMGVGKFTGIGGLLAMGLFPFIPGDLVKAVLAALLLPTAWRFLGRR